A genomic region of Cannabis sativa cultivar Pink pepper isolate KNU-18-1 chromosome 1, ASM2916894v1, whole genome shotgun sequence contains the following coding sequences:
- the LOC115708250 gene encoding wax ester synthase/diacylglycerol acyltransferase 11 — protein sequence MESEHENGTLIRSRNQALKPIQTTNILKRRGNDDDNIKMKSTFLAEQDMMSMMAEKDEPVSPAGRFFNEQNFTVHILAILGCKTKIFPDVFKQGLLHTLLKHPRFSSLMVNEGGNLKWVRTNVDIDKHVIIADMGDDDGVLAEKFVEDYIYDLTKTSLDKSKPLWEVHIINQKTAEAEGGLFVFKIHHSMGDGMSLVSLLLACTRPITDPNTVPTLPIPKHKQNYNHHNQDSCNNKSSGGFITSSLRWSMGVLWLLQLFWNTLVDIFLFLATGFFLRDSQTPIRAPPFGLSSSPRRIIFRSFSLDDFKLVKNATYSTINDVALGVTQAGLSRYLNRRYGENKNNKDEGDSSRGTVNNLPNNIRLRSVLVVNIRPSPGIQDLADMMEKNGEAEWGNKLGYVLIPLTIDLKEDPLDYIRQVKLQIDRKKHSLEALSTSYISALVFLLFGIKRMAIFFHKIVSGATMAFSNIVGPTQEIGLYGHNLAFLAATSYGQPHELMVNFQSYMKKITIVLTVDEERIPDPHQLCNDIEDSLKLIKDTIIERGLSVK from the exons ATGGAATCTGAACATGAAAACGGTACCCTGATCAGATCAAGAAATCAAGCCCTGAAACCTATTCAAACCACGAATATATTAAAAAGAAGGggaaatgatgatgataatattAAGATGAAGAGCACATTCTTGGCCGAGCAGGATATGATGTCAATGATGGCCGAGAAAGATGAGCCAGTAAGTCCAGCAGGCCGTTTTTTCAACGAACAAAACTTCACTGTTCATATCTTAGCCATTCTCGGCTGCAAGACAAAGATTTTCCCAGATGTTTTCAAACAAGGATTACTCCATACTCTTCTCAAGCACCCTCGCTTCTCTAGTTTGAtg GTGAATGAGGGTGGAAATCTGAAATGGGTGAGAACAAATGTTGATATTGATAAGCACGTGATAATTGCTGACATGGGTGATGATGATGGAGTTTTGGCAGAAAAGTTTGTTGAAGATTACATCTATGATCTAACGAAAACAAGTTTGGACAAGTCTAAACCGTTATGGGAGGTTCACATAATCAACCAGAAAACCGCAGAGGCAGAAGGTGGTTTGTTCGTTTTCAAGATTCATCATTCCATGGGGGACGGCATGTCACTCGTCTCCCTTCTCCTTGCCTGTACTCGCCCAATAACCGACCCTAACACTGTTCCTACACTTCCTATTCCAAAGCACAAACAAAATTACAATCATCATAATCAAGATTCATGTAATAATAAGAGCAGTGGCGGTTTCATCACGAGCTCGTTGCGGTGGTCCATGGGCGTTTTATGGCTTCTTCAATTGTTTTGGAATACTTTAGTtgatattttcttgtttttggcAACTGGGTTTTTCTTAAGAGATTCTCAGACGCCGATTAGGGCTCCTCCATTTGGACTGAGTAGCAGTCCTCGCCGGATTATTTTTCGAAGCTTTAGCTTGGATGATTTTAAGTTGGTGAAGAATGCTACGTATTCG ACTATAAATGATGTTGCATTGGGAGTTACACAAGCTGGTTTATCTAGATATCTCAACAGAAGATACG GCGAGAATAAGAATAATAAAGATGAAGGGGATTCGAGTAGGGGCACCGTTAATAATCTTCCCAATAATATCCGACTCAGATCAGTATTGGTTGTTAATATTAGACCATCCCCAGGAATTCAG GATTTAGCTGATATGATGGAAAAAAACGGTGAAGCAGAGTGGGGAAACAAATTAGGATATGTTCTAATCCCACTGACCATTGATTTGAAGGAAGATCCTTTGGATTATATACGCCAAGTCAAACTTCAAATTGACCGAAAGAAGCACTCCCTTGAAGCTCTTTCTACTTCCTATATTTCAGCTttagtttttcttctttttggCATCAAG AGAATGGCTATTTTCTTTCACAAAATTGTGTCGGGTGCAACAATGGCGTTCTCGAATATAGTGGGTCCAACTCAGGAAATTGGACTTTACGGTCACAACTTAGCTTTCCTTGCCGCAACTTCTTATGGCCAACCACAT GAGTTGATGGTTAACTTTCAAAGTTACATGAAGAAGATCACCATTGTTTTAACAGTGGACGAAGAGAGAATACCGGATCCTCACCAGCTATGTAATGACATTGAAGACTCTCTCAAGCTTATAAAAGATACCATTATAGAGAGAGGACTTAGTGTCAAATAG
- the LOC133029185 gene encoding uncharacterized protein LOC133029185 yields MHLMVIALVSHSALSVPRNSAMLTLNGTNHKQWVESLMLNLTLMRVDLALRMDAPPKPADDATEKDKKSYEDWEHSNRCCLMLMRYHMDESIRDSIPQIENAKDFLAAIKEKYKKFSKNEKNECLTLFHRTNYANTGDIKAHIDKLMGCYQKLKGMGLDLGEDYMVWFVMETIPSQFDSIRSSYNAQKEQWTIEEMTSILAKEEEDMKKGRARSISMVTNPNNSHKRKFAPNNSSDQRFHKKKATNPKGNGQASSSSSGHKNEFFEGKCNFCQCFGHKKADCRKLKAHLEKKGSDKSKKAE; encoded by the exons ATGCATTTAATGGTTATTGCTCTTGTTTCTCATTCAGCTTTGAGCGTTCCAAGAAACTCTGCCATGTTGACGCTAAATGGAACCAACCACAAGCAGTGGGTTGAATCCCTCATGCTAAATTTGACTCTTATGAGAGTGGACTTGGCCTTGAGAATGGATGCACCGCCTAAACCCGCTGATGATGCCACTGAAAAGGACAAGAAGTCCTATGAGGATTGGGAGCATTCCAATCGCTGTTGTTTGATGCTTATGAGATATCACATGGATGAGTCCATTCGTGATAGTATTCCTCAGATTGAAAATGCAAAGGATTTTCTTGCTGCCATTAAGGAAAAGTACAAAAAGTTCTCaaagaatgagaaaaatgaGTGCTTGACTTTGTTCCATCGCACTAATTATGCCAATACGGGTGATATTAAAGCCCACATTGACAAGCTCATGGGTTGTTACCAAAAGCTCAAGGGCATGGGATTGGATCTTGGTGAGGATTACATGGTATGGTTTGTGATGGAAACTATTCCTTCTCAATTTGATTCGATCAGATCAAGCTACAATGCTCAAAAGGAGCAGTGGACCATTGAGGAGATGACTTCTATTCTTGCCAAAGAAGAAGAGGACATGAAAAAGGGGAGAGCAAGAAGTATCTCCATGGTGACCAATCCAAACAATTCTCACAAGAGAAAGTTCGCTCCCAACAACTCTAGTGACCAAAGGTTTCATAAGAAGAAAGCCACCAATCCTAAGGGAAATGGACAAGCAAGCTCTTCTTCATCTGGTCATAAGAATGAATTTTTCGAAGGGAAGTGCAACTTTTGTCAATGCTTCGGGCATAAGAAAGCTGATTGCCGAAAGCTCAAAGCTCACTTAGAGAAGAAAG GCAGTGACAAGTCGAAGAAGGCCGAGTAG